In Actinobacillus indolicus, a single genomic region encodes these proteins:
- a CDS encoding YhcB family protein, whose product MEQWSGNVWTAIIAAFIVGCIISYVVVRATNSNVKKQLQLEADLKEATKKMDEQKQQLEQHFEQSATLLATLAEDYKKLYTHLAKGSESLLPSDSAKIEFFQQPKIESKPQTDEDQPKDYSEGSSGLLKS is encoded by the coding sequence ATGGAACAATGGTCAGGTAACGTGTGGACTGCAATTATTGCAGCATTTATTGTAGGTTGTATTATTAGCTATGTTGTTGTGAGAGCGACAAATAGCAATGTTAAAAAACAGCTCCAGCTTGAAGCTGATTTAAAAGAAGCAACTAAAAAGATGGACGAGCAAAAACAGCAGTTAGAACAACACTTTGAGCAATCTGCGACATTGCTTGCAACTCTTGCTGAAGACTATAAGAAACTCTATACCCATTTAGCAAAAGGTTCAGAATCATTATTACCGTCCGATTCTGCAAAAATTGAGTTTTTCCAACAGCCTAAAATTGAAAGCAAACCACAAACAGATGAAGATCAACCAAAAGATTATTCTGAAGGCTCTTCCGGATTATTAAAATCCTAA
- the rplM gene encoding 50S ribosomal protein L13 yields the protein MKTFVAKPETVKRDWYVVDATGKTLGRLATELARRLRGKHKAEYTPHVDTGDYIIVINAEKVAVTGKKETDKIYYWHTGYVGGIKDATFKEMIARRPEAVIEIAVKGMLPKGPLGRAMFRKLKVYAGNEHNHAAQQPQVLDI from the coding sequence ATGAAAACTTTTGTAGCAAAACCAGAAACAGTTAAACGTGACTGGTATGTAGTAGATGCGACAGGTAAAACTTTAGGTCGTTTAGCTACTGAATTAGCACGTCGTCTTCGTGGTAAACACAAGGCTGAGTACACTCCACACGTTGATACAGGTGATTACATCATCGTTATCAATGCGGAAAAAGTAGCGGTAACAGGCAAAAAAGAAACTGATAAAATCTACTACTGGCACACTGGCTATGTAGGTGGTATCAAAGATGCAACCTTCAAAGAAATGATTGCTCGTCGTCCAGAAGCAGTGATTGAAATTGCGGTTAAAGGTATGTTGCCAAAAGGTCCATTAGGCCGTGCAATGTTCCGTAAATTAAAAGTGTATGCAGGTAACGAACACAACCACGCAGCACAACAACCACAAGTTTTAGATATCTAA
- the rpsI gene encoding 30S ribosomal protein S9 — MTAANQNYGTGRRKSSSARVFIKPGNGNITINQRSLEVYFGRETARMIVRQPLELVELTDKLDLYITVKGGGISGQAGAIRHGITRALMEYDETLRPALRAAGFVTRDARRVERKKVGLHKARRRPQYSKR; from the coding sequence ATGACAGCAGCAAATCAAAACTACGGCACAGGTCGCCGCAAAAGCTCTTCAGCTCGTGTATTTATCAAACCGGGCAATGGTAACATTACCATTAACCAACGTTCTTTAGAAGTTTACTTCGGTCGCGAAACAGCTCGTATGATCGTTCGTCAACCATTAGAATTAGTTGAGTTAACAGATAAATTAGACTTATACATCACTGTTAAAGGTGGTGGTATTTCTGGTCAAGCGGGTGCAATCCGTCACGGTATCACTCGTGCATTGATGGAATACGATGAAACTCTTCGTCCAGCATTACGTGCTGCGGGCTTTGTTACCCGTGATGCTCGTCGTGTTGAACGTAAAAAAGTGGGTTTACACAAAGCACGTCGTCGTCCACAATACTCAAAACGTTAA
- the ltrA gene encoding group II intron reverse transcriptase/maturase, producing the protein MKERKHYTEKLACNPATSHISKWHYVEWHKAETYVKGMQIRIAKATQEGNWRKVKNLQRMLTHSHYAKLLAIKRVTENQGKRTSGVDKELWDSPEAKWQATLSLTEKKYKPSPLRRVYIPKPNGKKRPLGIPTMKDRAMQALYLFALQPVAETTADKGSYGFRLNRSTTDAITHIHQIFSHKGKKTNQPVEWVLDADIAGCFDHISHDWLLKHIPMNKRILRKWLKSGVVEFGRLKRTEEGTPQGGIISPTLANMALDGIEKLLETHFGAKGSRTIRENKTYLVRYADDFIISGKTKELLEQQVTPLIQDFLKERGLSLSTEKTKVIHIEEGFDFLGWNVRRFRGKILNRPSQKNVKAFYDKVKTVISNMKMAKQEDLIMVLNPMLRGWANYHRSQVASKAFGRMDALVWKTLWKWCKRRHHNKGIKWIKEKYFCTTATRNWVFGTVYTNEKGETNPIDLFYCSAVKIKRHVKIKSEYNPFLPEWELYGETLSQERLYEEQSHRRQWQALYKDQRGKCALCGLPITKETGWHDHHIVYRMFGGSDALSNRCLVHPNCHMKIHALNLNVVKPTIS; encoded by the coding sequence ATGAAAGAGCGTAAGCATTATACTGAAAAGTTAGCTTGCAATCCAGCGACCTCGCACATCTCCAAATGGCATTATGTCGAATGGCATAAAGCTGAAACGTATGTGAAAGGAATGCAAATTCGGATTGCGAAGGCAACACAGGAAGGCAATTGGCGTAAGGTTAAAAACTTACAACGAATGCTGACCCACTCACATTACGCCAAATTATTGGCTATAAAACGAGTGACGGAAAATCAAGGCAAAAGGACAAGTGGTGTGGATAAGGAGCTTTGGGATAGTCCTGAAGCAAAATGGCAAGCCACTCTATCTTTGACGGAAAAGAAGTATAAACCAAGTCCACTAAGACGAGTGTATATACCAAAACCGAATGGGAAGAAACGCCCATTAGGCATTCCGACAATGAAAGACAGAGCAATGCAAGCCTTATACTTATTCGCACTGCAACCAGTGGCAGAAACAACGGCAGATAAAGGCTCGTATGGGTTTAGGCTAAATCGCTCAACGACTGACGCTATTACTCATATCCACCAAATATTCTCGCATAAAGGCAAGAAAACCAATCAACCTGTTGAATGGGTGCTTGATGCGGATATCGCAGGTTGTTTCGATCACATTAGTCACGACTGGCTGTTAAAGCATATTCCAATGAATAAACGGATATTGCGAAAATGGCTAAAATCAGGTGTAGTGGAATTTGGACGGTTGAAACGGACAGAGGAAGGTACACCACAAGGTGGGATTATCTCGCCAACGCTTGCAAATATGGCATTAGACGGAATAGAAAAACTGCTAGAAACCCATTTTGGTGCGAAAGGTAGTCGAACTATCCGAGAGAACAAAACTTACTTAGTACGTTATGCGGACGACTTTATCATTTCAGGTAAAACGAAAGAATTGCTTGAACAACAAGTTACTCCGCTTATCCAAGACTTTCTGAAAGAGCGAGGGCTATCCTTATCCACAGAAAAGACAAAGGTAATACATATTGAGGAAGGTTTTGATTTTCTAGGTTGGAATGTGAGACGTTTTCGAGGAAAAATACTAAACAGACCAAGTCAAAAGAATGTGAAAGCGTTTTATGACAAAGTCAAAACAGTTATTTCCAATATGAAAATGGCAAAACAAGAAGACCTGATAATGGTACTTAATCCGATGTTACGAGGTTGGGCAAATTATCATCGAAGTCAAGTGGCAAGCAAGGCATTTGGACGGATGGACGCATTAGTTTGGAAAACGCTTTGGAAATGGTGTAAACGCCGTCATCACAATAAAGGGATTAAGTGGATAAAAGAGAAATACTTTTGTACCACAGCTACCCGAAATTGGGTATTTGGCACTGTATATACCAATGAAAAAGGAGAGACAAACCCAATAGATTTATTCTATTGTAGTGCAGTTAAGATCAAACGACACGTTAAAATTAAGTCTGAATATAATCCATTCTTGCCTGAATGGGAGTTATACGGAGAAACACTGAGCCAAGAACGTCTGTATGAGGAACAATCGCACAGACGACAATGGCAGGCACTGTATAAAGACCAACGAGGCAAATGTGCATTATGTGGATTACCAATAACCAAAGAGACAGGCTGGCACGATCATCATATTGTGTATAGAATGTTTGGAGGTAGTGATGCGTTAAGCAATCGCTGTTTGGTTCACCCGAATTGCCATATGAAAATTCACGCCTTGAATTTGAATGTTGTGAAACCGACTATTTCATAG
- the yaaA gene encoding peroxide stress protein YaaA, with protein MLAIISPAKTLDFETKIDGFVFSQPELTAYSQQLIDICKQFFPAEVASLMSISDKLASLNVARFAEWTMEHNEQNAKAALFAFKGDVYTGLEAETLTNAEIDYAQRHLRMLSGLYGLLKPLDLMQPYRLEMGTKLANPKGKDLYHFWGNIITQHLQQAIDAQEDNILVNLASDEYFGAVQAERLTAKIVKPVFLDEKNGKYKVISFYAKKARGMMVRFMLQTQPTSVEQLKDFNYGGYWFDETTSTDTELVFKREEQ; from the coding sequence ATGTTAGCCATTATTTCCCCAGCCAAAACCCTTGATTTTGAAACTAAAATTGATGGGTTTGTATTTTCTCAGCCTGAACTAACCGCTTACAGCCAGCAATTAATTGATATTTGTAAACAATTTTTCCCTGCGGAAGTCGCATCGTTGATGTCGATTAGCGACAAACTGGCAAGTCTCAATGTTGCTCGCTTTGCCGAATGGACAATGGAACATAATGAGCAAAACGCCAAAGCGGCATTATTTGCTTTTAAAGGCGATGTTTATACAGGCTTAGAAGCAGAAACGCTAACCAATGCCGAAATTGACTATGCTCAACGCCATTTGCGTATGCTATCGGGGCTATATGGCTTATTAAAACCCTTAGATTTAATGCAACCGTACCGTTTAGAAATGGGAACAAAATTGGCTAACCCAAAAGGCAAAGATTTATATCACTTTTGGGGTAACATCATCACTCAGCATTTGCAGCAAGCCATTGATGCACAAGAAGATAACATCTTAGTCAATCTTGCATCCGATGAATATTTTGGGGCAGTACAAGCGGAGAGATTAACCGCAAAAATTGTCAAACCCGTTTTCTTAGATGAAAAGAATGGCAAATATAAAGTGATTAGCTTTTATGCGAAAAAAGCCCGTGGAATGATGGTGCGGTTTATGTTGCAGACCCAGCCAACCAGTGTCGAACAGCTTAAAGACTTTAATTATGGTGGTTATTGGTTTGATGAAACAACTTCAACAGATACAGAATTGGTGTTTAAACGTGAGGAACAATAG
- a CDS encoding ABC transporter ATPase has protein sequence MLRKSFFLPLFLTGCVVTPPQFSIPEQVNFQGKTYQKVTQNQLDEMQQSLFLPKESSKDPNNWQQGILLFTDKNSQQKSLADRVELRQQTFAKQSDTKAKVAIVGDELQSQVLYPPTERFNDYQLEVTRGRNSQCGYSQMQFSDKRSVPAKNLQNPTAYIKDLQQMALQFSQLAWQIECK, from the coding sequence ATGTTACGGAAATCCTTTTTTTTACCGCTATTTTTAACGGGGTGCGTGGTAACACCACCGCAATTTTCGATACCTGAACAGGTTAATTTTCAAGGTAAAACCTACCAAAAAGTGACCCAAAATCAGCTTGATGAAATGCAACAATCGCTTTTTTTACCCAAAGAAAGTTCGAAAGATCCGAACAACTGGCAACAAGGCATATTGTTGTTCACCGATAAAAACAGCCAGCAAAAAAGCCTTGCTGATAGGGTAGAGTTACGTCAGCAAACCTTCGCTAAACAGTCTGATACTAAAGCGAAAGTGGCGATTGTCGGTGACGAGCTGCAAAGCCAAGTGCTTTATCCACCAACAGAGCGTTTCAATGATTATCAGCTAGAAGTCACTCGTGGACGAAATTCTCAGTGCGGTTACAGCCAAATGCAGTTCTCAGACAAGCGGTCAGTTCCTGCAAAAAATTTGCAAAATCCAACCGCTTATATCAAAGATCTTCAACAAATGGCATTGCAGTTTTCGCAATTAGCGTGGCAAATTGAGTGCAAATAA
- a CDS encoding cation diffusion facilitator family transporter, with the protein MEQQYTKYVKRAANFAVIVAATLIIAKAFAWWQTGSMAILAAMTDSLVDLFASLTNMLVLLFALQPADDDHTFGHGKAESLAALAQSAFITGSAAFLLLQGIQRLTEPQLVQSSELGVAISLFSIVLTAALVWYQKKVVKLTQSPAIEADSLHYQTDLYMNAAILVAMILNIYGVVYADAVFAIGIALYILFNAAKMCWEAVQSLLDKALPQEEVDQIWAIALQHPRIIGIHDVKTRRAGAIRFIQLHLELDDHLPLVVAHDITDSLEQKILAAFPHSEVIIHQEPTTIVKQEIR; encoded by the coding sequence ATGGAACAACAATATACTAAGTATGTAAAACGGGCGGCAAACTTTGCAGTGATTGTTGCTGCCACCTTAATTATTGCAAAAGCGTTCGCGTGGTGGCAGACAGGATCGATGGCGATCTTGGCGGCAATGACGGACTCGCTTGTGGATTTGTTCGCATCTTTGACAAATATGCTCGTGTTACTTTTTGCTTTACAGCCAGCCGATGACGATCACACCTTCGGACACGGCAAAGCAGAATCTCTTGCTGCTCTTGCTCAAAGTGCTTTTATCACAGGTTCGGCAGCATTCTTATTGTTACAAGGGATTCAACGTTTAACTGAACCGCAATTAGTGCAAAGCAGTGAATTAGGCGTTGCGATTAGCTTATTCTCGATTGTTCTTACTGCAGCGTTAGTTTGGTATCAGAAAAAAGTAGTAAAGCTCACCCAAAGCCCAGCGATTGAAGCCGATTCGTTACATTATCAGACGGATCTCTATATGAATGCGGCAATTCTTGTGGCAATGATTTTGAATATCTACGGCGTAGTTTATGCCGATGCCGTATTTGCTATTGGCATTGCCCTTTATATTCTGTTTAATGCCGCTAAAATGTGTTGGGAAGCGGTGCAATCTTTGTTGGATAAAGCGTTACCCCAAGAAGAAGTCGATCAGATTTGGGCGATTGCCTTGCAACACCCACGTATTATCGGTATACACGATGTCAAAACTCGCCGAGCAGGTGCGATTCGCTTTATTCAGCTACATTTAGAACTGGATGATCATCTGCCTTTGGTTGTGGCACATGATATTACCGACAGTCTTGAACAGAAAATATTGGCGGCTTTTCCCCATTCGGAAGTGATTATCCACCAAGAACCGACGACGATTGTCAAACAAGAAATAAGATAA
- a CDS encoding Zn-ribbon-containing protein, with the protein MYQVLAHFSYQHFEQDPVALINQVLNQWLYNGQVIGREMAVTYHQTAFQVRLSTPEQDSLLPTNNSPEVDEALAQAEEAGVVFEYFELIGRDYQAEETSDNEQPSFQILYTTHLDTCSPIYDGESFRPIPLYRLDNQLLSEQVLKWQQDWQACDTLQMNGSTLEQQALQQICDVESHLAQQGRALAQQLEQHTGTPTYYYLYRLGQDHEIEHSRRCPSCNGQWKLAQPLHDIFHFKCDQCRLISNLSWEVM; encoded by the coding sequence ATGTACCAAGTCTTAGCCCATTTCAGCTACCAACATTTCGAGCAAGACCCTGTGGCTTTGATTAATCAAGTTCTAAATCAATGGCTTTATAACGGACAAGTTATCGGGCGAGAAATGGCGGTGACTTATCACCAAACGGCATTTCAAGTCCGTCTTTCTACCCCTGAACAAGATAGCTTGTTACCGACAAATAACAGCCCAGAAGTAGATGAAGCCTTAGCCCAAGCGGAAGAAGCCGGCGTGGTTTTTGAGTATTTTGAGCTGATTGGGCGGGATTATCAAGCAGAAGAAACCAGCGATAATGAGCAACCGAGTTTCCAAATACTTTACACTACACATTTAGACACTTGCTCGCCCATTTATGATGGCGAGAGCTTTCGTCCGATCCCGTTATATCGTTTAGATAATCAGTTATTAAGCGAACAAGTCTTAAAATGGCAACAAGATTGGCAGGCGTGCGACACGTTACAAATGAACGGTTCAACTCTTGAACAGCAAGCTTTACAACAAATTTGTGATGTCGAAAGTCACCTAGCTCAACAGGGCAGGGCATTAGCCCAACAGCTTGAACAGCACACAGGCACACCAACCTATTATTATCTCTACCGCCTAGGCCAAGACCACGAAATTGAGCATAGTCGCCGTTGCCCAAGTTGTAACGGACAATGGAAATTAGCCCAACCGCTGCACGACATTTTCCATTTCAAATGTGATCAATGCCGTTTGATTTCTAATTTAAGTTGGGAAGTGATGTAA
- a CDS encoding ribonuclease HI, with amino-acid sequence MRNVQLYTDGSCNSNVNGKGEGGIAYILYFTDNKQTQTASKGYYFSSSNRMELLAVIEALASLGNKKHHIQLTTDSQFVELGIQKLQNQEMPKSEQDLWQQLKPFLQRHQIHCVRKSTHPKLDECHRLANQARKQPLHYDIALNQAVNLSQYVEKLEKQKRHLTAQLAEVEASITILRASLDILCRDNK; translated from the coding sequence ATGCGAAATGTACAACTTTATACCGATGGATCTTGTAATAGTAATGTGAATGGAAAAGGCGAGGGTGGAATTGCCTATATACTCTATTTTACGGATAACAAACAAACTCAAACTGCAAGCAAAGGTTACTATTTTTCTAGCAGTAATCGTATGGAATTATTGGCAGTCATTGAAGCATTGGCGAGTTTAGGTAACAAAAAACACCATATTCAACTCACCACTGATAGCCAATTTGTTGAGTTAGGTATTCAAAAACTACAAAATCAAGAAATGCCGAAATCGGAACAAGATTTATGGCAACAGCTAAAACCTTTTTTACAGCGCCATCAGATTCATTGCGTAAGAAAATCAACTCACCCTAAATTAGATGAATGTCATAGATTGGCAAATCAAGCGAGAAAACAGCCACTACATTATGATATTGCTTTGAATCAAGCGGTGAATTTATCTCAATATGTCGAAAAATTAGAAAAACAAAAAAGACATTTAACAGCACAATTAGCCGAAGTTGAGGCAAGTATTACGATTTTGAGAGCCAGTTTAGATATTTTATGTAGAGATAATAAATAA